A stretch of Xenopus laevis strain J_2021 chromosome 8S, Xenopus_laevis_v10.1, whole genome shotgun sequence DNA encodes these proteins:
- the svep1l.S gene encoding coagulation factor XIII B chain: MDPVGISVFILSFIAVAAQRSDHKCEKPTLENGRLHVWVLSDLSINRVISYRCDKGYVPAKQIGKLYGTTRCTKTGWYPEPKCLEGCGPPPVVLQGETVQDRMKSYEHGSLLTYKCPLYYTLEGNQNITCRNGLWDDPPVCQGPCTLSEEDMKANGIRRGSFFWWRGSILQHGDRVSFRCVQGYEKSEFSLRVECNNGVIPYPKCTKLENCGSPPVVPYGETIQGRMKSFEHGTVMTYQCLQYYTLEGNRNVTCRYGKWDDPPVCREPCVVTSKDVEENKLLWLFNEKLYFPHGYYVAFICSQGGYKLHRVQCHQGIMAYPKCSRQD, encoded by the exons ATGGATCCTGTTGGGATTTCAGTGTTTATCCTGAGCTTTATTGCAGTAGCAGCTCAGAGATCAG ACCATAAGTGCGAGAAACCTACGCTGGAAAATGGAAGACTTCATGTTTGGGTTTTGTCTGACCTGTCTATAAATAGGGTGATTAGCTATCGGTGTGATAAAGGTTATGTTCCGGCAAAACAAATCGGTAAACTCTATGGTACAACAAGATGTACAAAGACTGGTTGGTACCCTGAACCCAAGTGCTTGG aGGGCTGTGGGCCCCCACCAGTAGTGTTGCAGGGAGAAACAGTACAAGACAGAATGAAGTCATATGAACATGGATCTCTATTGACTTATAAGTGCCCACTATACTATACACTGGAAGGAAACCAAAACATTACATGTAGAAATGGGCTATGGGATGATCCACCAGTCTGTCAAG GGCCATGCACGCTTTCTGAGGAAGACATGAAAGCAAATGGTATCAGAAGAGGCTCCTTTTTCTGGTGGAGAGGGTCAATACTGCAACATGGAGACAGAGTTTCATTTAGATGCGTACAGGGCTACGAAAAATCTGAATTCAGCCTAAGAGTAGAATGCAATAATGGCGTTATCCCTTATCCGAAGTGCACCAAACTAG AGAACTGTGGGTCCCCACCAGTGGTGCCATACGGGGAAACAATACAAGGCCGAATGAAGTCATTTGAACACGGCACTGTAATGACATATCAATGTCTGCAGTATTATACACTCGAAGGAAACCGAAATGTTACATGTAGATATGGAAAATGGGATGATCCACCTGTCTGCAGAG AACCATGTGTGGTTACCAGCAAGGACGTGGAAGAAAACAAACTGTTGTGGCTATTTAATGAGAAACTATATTTTCCGCATGGATATTACGTTGCATTTATTTGTTCACAAGGAGGCTACAAACTGCATAGAGTACAGTGCCACCAAGGTATTATGGCTTATCCCAAGTGCTCTAGACAAG ATTGA